One window of Botrimarina mediterranea genomic DNA carries:
- the hemA gene encoding glutamyl-tRNA reductase has protein sequence MKLRMVGCSHHHAGADVRERLAFTPEEAAAALTEWRDVLPGAEGVLLATCNRVEFYAATPSGGLPPCPGLIARHLAESRRLCVDDVRPHLITLRDEQAVDHLFRVAASLDSMVLGEPQILAQVKQAYELARDVESAGPLTHDCFQRALRVARRVASETDLHKHRVSIPSVAIADFAAQIFERFDDKRVLVIGAGEMADETLRYLTDQGAKDPVIVNRSLERAAALAIDWKGRATTLDRLVDELAEADLVISATAAGEPILTLDNYRKFVGPKRAQRPLFMLDLSMPRDFDPAIGREPGVYLYSIDDLAAACERNREARRRELPRAERIIVEERDKFFVDARHRLSAPVIARLREGLDLPKRAELERLFNKLPDLDDASRREIEQFADRLVNKMLHPPMESLRDESREGSPHGLVRALSRLFRLED, from the coding sequence ATGAAACTCCGGATGGTAGGCTGTTCGCACCACCATGCCGGGGCCGACGTGCGCGAACGGCTGGCGTTCACACCCGAGGAAGCCGCCGCGGCGCTGACCGAGTGGCGCGACGTGTTGCCGGGGGCCGAGGGCGTCCTGCTGGCGACCTGCAACCGCGTCGAGTTCTACGCCGCGACGCCGTCGGGCGGGCTGCCGCCGTGCCCGGGGCTGATCGCCCGCCACTTGGCCGAGTCGCGCCGCCTCTGCGTTGACGACGTGCGGCCGCACCTGATCACGCTCCGCGACGAACAAGCCGTGGATCACCTATTCCGCGTCGCGGCGAGCCTCGACAGCATGGTGCTCGGCGAGCCGCAGATCCTCGCCCAGGTGAAGCAGGCGTATGAACTGGCGCGCGACGTCGAATCGGCCGGCCCGCTGACACACGACTGCTTCCAGCGGGCTCTGCGCGTCGCGCGGCGTGTGGCGAGCGAGACCGACCTGCACAAGCACCGCGTCAGCATCCCGAGCGTGGCGATCGCCGATTTCGCGGCGCAGATCTTCGAACGCTTCGACGACAAGCGTGTGCTGGTCATCGGCGCGGGCGAGATGGCGGACGAGACGCTGCGTTATCTCACCGACCAGGGCGCGAAGGACCCGGTGATCGTCAACCGCAGCCTCGAACGCGCCGCGGCGCTCGCCATCGATTGGAAGGGCCGCGCGACGACGCTCGATCGTCTCGTGGACGAACTCGCCGAGGCGGACCTGGTGATCTCGGCGACGGCGGCGGGCGAGCCGATCCTCACGCTCGACAACTACCGCAAGTTCGTCGGCCCGAAGCGTGCACAGCGGCCGCTGTTCATGCTCGACTTGTCGATGCCGCGCGACTTCGACCCGGCGATCGGCCGCGAGCCGGGCGTCTATCTCTACTCGATCGACGACCTCGCCGCCGCGTGCGAACGCAATCGCGAGGCGCGGCGCCGCGAGCTGCCCCGCGCCGAGCGCATCATCGTCGAAGAACGCGACAAGTTCTTCGTGGACGCTCGCCATCGATTGTCGGCGCCGGTGATCGCCCGGCTGCGTGAGGGGCTCGACCTGCCGAAGCGCGCCGAGCTCGAACGGCTCTTCAACAAGCTGCCGGACCTCGACGACGCGTCACGGCGTGAGATCGAGCAGTTCGCCGACCGGCTGGTGAACAAGATGCTCCACCCGCCGATGGAGTCGCTCCGCGACGAATCGCGCGAGGGCTCGCCGCACGGCCTGGTGCGGGCGCTCAGCCGGCTGTTCCGGCTTGAGGACTGA